The segment tgaaccctggTCCTTTCGAACAGTTGAGCCGTAACCACCCGAGATACTGCTTCGTTTAACTGCTGTACAGATCTGCTGGTGTCAGAATCTGACCCTATTTTAGGGCTGATTGGTGCAAGATGGACCGAAGTTTGGGTTTATTGGGAGGGACAGCATTGAAATGTGCTCTCAATGAAAAGTCTTTAAAGATTTGCTCAGTTCATATGTTGATTACACCTAATGGTAATGTTTACACCCACCTTTATTACACAAAGTGTACATCATCGTTCAGTACATAAGCTACGTCCACTTCTGATCCAAATCTGTTGTGATGTTGCTTCTGTAGTTCTACAAGtagacatttttcaaaaaatctaattcttttgtattagtttatctttgattttcttttcccGTGAATCCACAAAGAAatgggaaaactcgtttttccGTAGTTTGGTTCTGAGATTttagaagaattttttttttttattttatttttaaaataaaataaaaatgcaatgacCAGAAGGTACATGGGCCCAACTGTGTTGAAAGGCTAGACGAGAGTCACTGTTCCGTACACCAGGATTACACTGGAAAACGTATTTATTGAGGACACTGGAACTGGTGTCAGGATGagaagaacaggaaaaaaaacgacCCATATTGGTAAAACAAACCCAGGGCGTAGGCAGAGCAAATTTATTTTGCACTCTCTTATAACATGCAGAGTAGCTCAAGTGAACGCTGAACAAAAAGGagtcatgcacacacacacaaacaaaatcaatacAAGCATAAAAATCAGGAAACTAATTTACTTACATACATTTGCTGCATGGGAATCAGAGCCTCTAAAGAGCAGTGTGTGGGAATGTGATTGCCTAATGATTGAAATTAAAACTTCACTAATGCAAACTGACACAGTCTGTGCACCACTTTGATAAGAAACTACTGCAGAAATCACAGAAAATGAAGATGCgtgtgagagaaaaggaaaaaatggttcagattgttttactgatgaaagaaaaataaaaaaggaaaagtgtaCGAGCACAAAGTCGTGAAGTGAAGTGATGGATTGGTGAGGATTATTCATCATTGTCCAATTCTCTTTCGATGCTGTAAGCCATGAAGAAAGCGTCGGGGCGGGAGGGGACAAGAGAATGACCGGGTCTCACAATCTCAAAGCCCAGGAAACTAAACGTCCGCAGGAGCGATGCTGTAGGTACACGGGGAAGAGTGAGTTTATTGAGCGAACACTTTAAAACACGAACGCAGAGCTGAGAAAAGACGTACCTCTGTCCTCACGGTTCTTCTGGAAGCAAATGAAAACGTAATCAACCTGAAGCTTCTCCTCTGCAAACTCGAGCAGGAGTGCAAAGCTGCAAGATCACAAATATAACAAGGGGTCGTGTTAATATCTGAATGAAAAGTCTACATGCAAGTTCTTGTACGAAGTCTTCACTGAAATAAAGATTTACCACAGATCATCTGTTTTGTTATTTCAGGTAATAGTGTGTATTAAGTTATCTTGAGATCTGCTACTGGTGTACACAGAGATGTGTGCTTATACACAGGGTTTTCTCCACATCCCCCATGAAAACCTGCAGTactccataccgatagtttttccgggctGCGTCTATTGGTCTTTATACAGTaggagagcggcctctagaggcgaattacTGGTGCCACGAGCTGTTTGTTTTGACTCACTGGAAACAGTGCACACTGCCTTAACAATTTCAAGTGAGATCTTTCTTCCAATGCTCTGAAACCTGTTCCCGTAGACAATTGTATAAATTATACACTGAAAAGACGGCAGACAAAATGCTGGGTTTTCAATATCATATTTATTACTTCTAGAGCGCTCACATTATTAACTGTATCTTTTCTGTGTTCTATGTTCCCTGTGTGAGAACTCGCCTTATATATTTTGAGGAAGCACTAAATTAGCTCGTTCCTGTGCATTACCAAATTCTTACAAATTTTTTAAACAGGATGCtgtagatacactatatggacaaaagtattgggacacctgacttttcccaccaaatgtggttcttccacaaactgtatTGTGCGGGACATCTTTGAGTATGGTAACATTAcgtttttccttcacttcaaccaggagacccaaactcgtcccagcatcacaatgcccctgtgcacaatgccagctctAGGAAGATATGTTCTACATGGGTTCCAGTGGAAGACCTCCTGTTAGAGTGCGCTGACTCTGTAGACCACCTTTGAGacaaatgtgaacactgactgaaccccaggcatcctcacctCTACCAGTACCAGGCTTTACTAACacgcttgtggctgaatgagcgcaaatccacacaaaatctagtggaacatctcccagaaaaagtggaggttaataaaacagcaaatgtagaCAAAAAAGGAGATACAAATCCTATAGTCAGGAGTCCAGAAACCTGTCCAttaatgtatatactgtactggAGACAAGATGATCAAAGtgattttattcataaaaaacaaACGATAATTGCAGTAACCACAGCAACATGCATATGTGGGTTTCTAACCTATCCTTGCTTCCTTCAGGAAGTGCTCCTGGGGGGATCTCGATGTAAAGCCTTAGTCCGACCAGCGATCCCCTCCACACTACCGGCTTGATCTCGGAGCTGCGCCGCTCGAAGAGCAAAAAACGCACTCGGCTGTTCGAAGGTCGAGGCTCTTCAAGGACCAGCATCTGAGTGTCCTAGTGAATGGAGGGaagaaaaatcaaatcaaactcAGGCTATTTCTTCACCAACTTGATAAAACAAAGAATGCAGTTGGGCGCTTTCTTTCCTTTAATCATTCAACAGGTTGCgcgaaatgaaaaacaaaactgctttattttttttttttataatgcagtttattatacagtggaacccagtaATCTcaccctcggttacctcgacaaccctattaagtcgacgtttttaagtggaaccgccaaattctcgctttttctaagcattttttatcggttatgtcgtttttttatgtcaccgaaccctaatatctcgagcacaagggggaaaaatttgccatttaacgtcggttatctcagtgcagccgcagaagaactcgcggaagtgtcggaaaaatcaaggcttacagctgctacaggtgttttattgtatactggtgaatctctgctgttagttagtgctagtgttcgtagtgttagtaggggcgcggcgcggctttgggaagaaaagcgcagccgttgagagagtgccggtgggaagacacgtactgggatacgcatgagcgataacaacgaccgccgtgaaccaacatataccaacaataacggacagtgagagtgtggaagtttaaataggagctggtgatgatgataaacgagcaccatatgtgcgcgattgaagccgcgggagcttcagagaaagcggccgagaaaacacctgcagggggcgccgaagggggcgtggcaggtggattcctgacagataaacatgtactgtatgtatttttatagcatgccttcatcaaacaaatcgcagcaacgctgttgtgtgaaaaaccctccaaaaacacgtgcatgcacattctcatttattaacgcacatcatgtacataaagaaatttcaagcacgttaatatattgccgccattttgatttttgtttatctcgatgctttttggcgaccccctaggacatcgacataaccgggttccactgtaattaacatttgtgaataattcacttttttatacaataaaataaaaaaatgcttggtTAAAtcatatggatttttttttataatattatataaaagaataactATACAccttattattttgattaaattgagtaattgaaTAAATTCCCACAAATTAAACtgattcaataaaatgtaataaattttatagtttacatttgttagaccccattcgggtaatacagatgtgtatgtaagtgtttTACATTTAGGATTTAACTTTCTAAAAATATCTTCTacataatgttaaaaaataaatacataaaaaaaaaaaccctcaacgTACGAGACAGAgactaaaattatatataattatttatttatttatatttatatatatatatatatatatatatatatatatatatatatatatatatatatatatatatatataaatataaaaataatttatggtTCAATACAGACAAATATGCAGGTACTTACAGAATAGAATAACTTAGCTGAAAGATTGTGATCCCTCTGATCGTTCCCTCGCCCACCTGGGATCTTTAGGGGTGGGTGAGGGGCATCAGGAACACCACAGAGGCCCTGGACACGGGTTACTGTAACAG is part of the Silurus meridionalis isolate SWU-2019-XX chromosome 9, ASM1480568v1, whole genome shotgun sequence genome and harbors:
- the oaz1a gene encoding LOW QUALITY PROTEIN: ornithine decarboxylase antizyme 1a (The sequence of the model RefSeq protein was modified relative to this genomic sequence to represent the inferred CDS: deleted 1 base in 1 codon), producing the protein MVKSNLQTILNSHCFAREKERNFPTMPIEVAHNNTEIKSPSRCTRCYSNPCPGPLWCSDAPHPPLKIPGGRGNDQRDHNLSAKLFYSDTQMLVLEEPRPSNSRVRFLLFERRSSEIKPVVWRGSLVGLRLYIEIPPGALPEGSKDSFALLLEFAEEKLQVDYVFICFQKNREDRASLLRTFSFLGFEIVRPGHSLVPSRPDAFFMAYSIERELDNDE